The Metabacillus sediminilitoris genome window below encodes:
- a CDS encoding alkaline phosphatase family protein, with the protein MLNNRLIMIVVDALRYDTACSHMGFMQHLVEHGKVARYEVKSEVPSLSRPLYETILTGTPPILHGIVGNGVVRLSTQESIFHLARRSGKVTAAAAYYWVSELYNHAPFRHGIDRIQLDKHAPIENGLFYFEDHYPDSHLFAEAEWLVSEKEPDFLYIHPMNVDDDGHKFTADSVQYRNRVLATDALLALTLPKWMELGYDIIVTADHGMTSDGNHGGNTASDRHVPLFIASNKVKPVVQEQLISQLQVAPLACHLLGIDPSEAMVPLTIPGLVEYSKTHF; encoded by the coding sequence ATGTTAAATAATCGATTAATTATGATTGTTGTGGATGCGCTTCGTTATGATACAGCGTGTTCACATATGGGGTTTATGCAACATCTTGTTGAACATGGCAAAGTTGCACGTTATGAAGTGAAATCAGAGGTTCCTTCATTATCAAGACCTCTCTATGAAACGATCTTAACCGGAACGCCGCCAATCCTCCATGGAATTGTAGGCAATGGTGTTGTTCGCTTATCAACACAGGAAAGCATATTTCATTTAGCTAGACGCAGCGGGAAAGTAACTGCTGCAGCTGCTTATTATTGGGTAAGTGAGCTCTATAATCATGCACCGTTTCGACATGGGATCGATCGTATTCAATTGGACAAGCACGCACCTATTGAGAATGGCCTGTTTTATTTTGAAGATCATTATCCTGATAGTCATTTATTTGCAGAAGCTGAGTGGCTTGTTTCAGAGAAAGAACCTGATTTTCTCTATATTCATCCGATGAATGTCGATGATGATGGACATAAATTTACAGCAGATTCTGTTCAATATCGAAATCGAGTTTTAGCAACAGATGCATTACTGGCTCTTACATTACCTAAATGGATGGAGCTTGGATATGACATTATTGTGACAGCGGATCATGGGATGACGTCTGATGGAAACCATGGTGGCAATACGGCTAGTGATCGCCATGTACCGTTATTTATTGCTTCAAATAAAGTAAAACCAGTTGTGCAAGAGCAGTTGATTTCTCAGCTTCAAGTAGCGCCGTTAGCCTGTCATTTACTTGGAATTGATCCCTCAGAAGCGATGGTCCCGCTCACCATACCTGGACTAGTTGAATATAGTAAAACTCATTTCTAG
- a CDS encoding ABC transporter permease — MMNGNKRVFLIIVPFALLMTFFFLVPLIYMLVSSFSNSEGITFEHYQEVLTNSYILQGFKNSLVLSFVSALIALIASLLGVYAMTSFSEKVRERLLVLSNLTSNFSGVPLAFAFIVLLGNSGLFTLAMEKFGWDLSFSLYSWSGLLLIYIYFQLPLAVMLLYPIYFGIQMQWKEAAALLGASTFMFWKKIGLPIIFPGVIGTFTILFANAFGAYASAYALTGSNYNLAAIRIGALIQGDIFAQPELASAIAVLLGVIMIVGMLLNEWLIKKTRKDLSGR; from the coding sequence ATGATGAATGGAAATAAACGTGTGTTTTTAATAATAGTTCCGTTCGCTTTGTTGATGACATTCTTTTTCCTAGTACCACTTATCTATATGCTGGTTAGTAGTTTTTCAAATAGTGAGGGTATTACATTTGAACATTATCAAGAAGTGTTAACAAACTCATATATTTTGCAAGGATTTAAGAATAGTTTAGTTCTTTCCTTTGTGTCAGCATTGATTGCATTAATCGCTTCCTTGCTGGGTGTTTATGCAATGACATCCTTTTCCGAAAAAGTACGTGAAAGATTATTGGTCCTTTCAAATTTAACATCTAATTTTTCAGGCGTTCCACTTGCTTTTGCATTTATCGTTTTACTTGGTAATAGCGGACTTTTTACATTAGCAATGGAAAAATTCGGCTGGGATTTATCTTTTTCCCTTTATAGTTGGTCAGGTCTTTTGCTTATTTATATTTATTTTCAACTTCCGCTCGCAGTCATGCTATTATATCCAATTTATTTTGGGATACAGATGCAATGGAAAGAGGCTGCAGCGTTACTTGGCGCTTCTACATTTATGTTTTGGAAAAAAATCGGACTGCCGATTATATTTCCTGGTGTTATCGGGACATTTACGATCTTGTTCGCAAATGCATTTGGTGCCTATGCATCTGCATATGCATTAACCGGCAGCAATTATAATCTAGCAGCAATTCGTATTGGGGCGCTTATTCAAGGAGATATTTTTGCACAACCTGAACTTGCTAGTGCGATTGCCGTATTACTTGGAGTTATTATGATTGTCGGAATGCTGCTTAACGAATGGCTTATTAAGAAAACAAGAAAGGACTTGTCAGGACGATGA
- a CDS encoding ABC transporter permease has protein sequence MKKLTIVMLILIGIYLTLPIVATALYAFSTEWNKTVLPEGLTVEWLTALFQDSRFIEAFGRSILLSGGAVLISILFIVPAIFVIVLYYPSLEKWFQASVVMVYAFPGVILAVGLIRFYSGTSLPMIIAVIGVYVISVLPYMYQGTRNSLRNIQGRQLMDAAELLGATKVEAFRRVLLPSVYPGLFVSVLLSFSILFGEFVLINLVVGSRFETVQIYLMEKLSTSGHLASAIVFVYIVLMGILTIVMAALTKKAKGMTSA, from the coding sequence ATGAAAAAATTGACAATCGTTATGCTTATTCTGATTGGAATTTATTTAACCTTGCCAATAGTAGCGACTGCGCTATATGCATTTTCTACAGAATGGAATAAAACAGTTTTACCTGAGGGATTAACTGTTGAGTGGTTGACAGCTTTATTTCAAGATTCACGTTTTATCGAAGCATTTGGTCGTTCTATTCTTCTTTCAGGTGGAGCAGTTTTGATCTCAATTTTGTTTATTGTACCGGCGATTTTCGTTATCGTTTTATACTACCCATCATTGGAAAAGTGGTTTCAAGCAAGTGTTGTAATGGTGTATGCCTTTCCTGGTGTTATTTTAGCAGTCGGGTTAATCCGTTTTTATTCAGGAACAAGCTTGCCGATGATTATCGCTGTTATCGGAGTATACGTCATTAGTGTTCTTCCCTATATGTATCAAGGAACAAGAAATAGCTTACGAAACATTCAAGGACGACAGTTAATGGATGCAGCTGAGTTATTAGGTGCCACAAAAGTAGAAGCTTTCCGAAGAGTGTTGCTGCCATCTGTTTATCCAGGATTATTTGTTTCGGTGTTATTATCTTTCTCTATTTTATTTGGTGAATTTGTTTTGATTAATCTTGTTGTTGGTTCCCGCTTTGAAACCGTTCAAATCTATTTAATGGAAAAATTGAGCACAAGTGGTCATCTTGCTAGTGCGATTGTGTTTGTTTACATTGTGTTGATGGGGATTTTAACGATCGTAATGGCGGCATTAACGAAAAAAGCGAAAGGAATGACAAGTGCATGA
- a CDS encoding ABC transporter ATP-binding protein: MSDVVLKNVVKRYKDTDVLSGIDMTIKDGEFVTLLGPSGCGKSTILRILSGLTDLTTGEVLIDGKNMKNVAPKNRKVGMVFQSYALFPNMSVFENVAFGLKMLKKPANEVAIEVDKMLKLVGLEEKKHAYPHELSGGQQQRVALARSLVVRPNVLLLDEPLSALDAQIRKHLQVELREIQRELKMTMILVTHDQEEAMTVSDRIFVMNNGKIAQEGTPAEIYTKPNTEFVANFIGHYNVFSKEQLAKLVGNQLQVSADKYAIRPESIHFDIHPSSYQLRAVAGDSIMNGNVIRTVFHTDDKQFTTEQLHHRAFSFEKGLEYNLFVEPEDVIALS; this comes from the coding sequence ATGAGTGATGTAGTATTAAAAAACGTTGTGAAACGATACAAAGATACAGATGTTCTTTCAGGAATCGATATGACAATAAAAGACGGTGAATTTGTTACGTTATTAGGACCAAGTGGCTGTGGAAAGAGCACAATTTTGCGTATTTTATCTGGTTTGACAGATTTAACAACAGGTGAAGTCTTAATTGATGGCAAAAACATGAAAAATGTTGCACCAAAAAATCGGAAAGTTGGAATGGTGTTCCAATCGTATGCGTTATTTCCGAATATGAGTGTATTTGAAAATGTAGCTTTCGGTTTAAAAATGTTGAAAAAACCTGCTAATGAAGTGGCAATTGAAGTTGATAAAATGCTAAAGCTTGTTGGATTAGAAGAGAAGAAGCATGCATATCCACATGAGCTTTCTGGTGGTCAACAGCAACGGGTTGCGTTAGCTCGTTCTCTCGTTGTACGCCCTAACGTATTGTTGCTTGATGAGCCATTAAGTGCCCTTGATGCACAAATTCGTAAACATCTTCAAGTTGAACTTCGTGAAATTCAACGTGAATTGAAGATGACGATGATCCTTGTTACACATGACCAAGAAGAAGCTATGACGGTTTCAGATCGTATTTTCGTTATGAATAATGGCAAAATTGCACAAGAAGGTACACCGGCTGAAATATATACAAAACCTAATACAGAGTTTGTTGCTAATTTTATTGGTCATTATAATGTTTTTTCAAAAGAACAATTAGCAAAATTAGTCGGGAATCAATTACAAGTGTCTGCAGATAAATATGCGATTCGCCCAGAGTCAATTCATTTTGACATTCACCCTTCCTCATACCAATTACGTGCTGTTGCAGGTGATTCAATCATGAATGGAAATGTCATCCGAACTGTTTTTCATACAGATGACAAACAATTTACAACAGAGCAATTACATCATCGTGCATTCTCCTTTGAGAAAGGATTGGAATATAATTTATTCGTAGAACCAGAGGATGTCATCGCTTTATCATGA
- a CDS encoding DeoR/GlpR family DNA-binding transcription regulator, with protein MSQLKEERHRLIIQWVNEEKRVSVAKMAKKFSVTPETIRRDLTELEEQEKISRVHGGATLYSKLEKEQAYLRKLDINRKEKQQIAIEAVTRINHGDTIAVDVGTTTVHLADYIQDIQNLTVVTNSIAAADRFNLAIEEKRMTGKVILLGGFTNPAQSSVSGAMTLEWLNHMYMDKAFISCGGIVAESIYDYDLDESLVSAKMMARSKYNILLADSSKVGIPSFYSFGEARHFNEVISDKPCPKEWNEWYKRWTIAKGS; from the coding sequence ATGAGCCAACTCAAGGAAGAACGTCATCGGTTAATTATTCAATGGGTAAATGAGGAGAAACGTGTATCAGTTGCAAAAATGGCAAAGAAGTTTTCGGTGACACCTGAAACAATTCGACGAGATTTAACAGAGTTGGAAGAACAAGAAAAGATCTCTAGGGTTCATGGCGGAGCAACCTTATATTCAAAATTAGAAAAAGAGCAGGCATACTTGCGGAAGCTGGATATTAATCGAAAAGAAAAGCAGCAAATAGCGATTGAAGCAGTCACACGTATCAATCATGGTGATACAATCGCTGTCGATGTTGGGACGACGACGGTTCATCTAGCCGATTACATCCAAGATATTCAAAACCTAACCGTTGTAACCAATTCAATTGCTGCAGCAGATCGTTTTAATCTAGCAATTGAAGAGAAAAGGATGACTGGAAAGGTTATCTTGTTAGGAGGCTTTACAAATCCTGCCCAATCCTCGGTTTCCGGTGCAATGACCCTTGAATGGTTAAATCACATGTATATGGATAAAGCATTTATATCCTGCGGGGGAATTGTTGCAGAGTCAATCTATGATTATGATTTAGATGAATCACTTGTTTCAGCGAAAATGATGGCAAGAAGCAAGTATAATATATTACTTGCTGATTCATCAAAAGTAGGTATTCCATCTTTTTATTCCTTTGGAGAGGCAAGACATTTTAACGAAGTTATAAGTGATAAGCCTTGTCCAAAGGAATGGAATGAATGGTATAAACGATGGACGATAGCGAAGGGGAGTTAA
- a CDS encoding histidinol phosphate phosphatase domain-containing protein has product MLIDYHVHLEEGPYSFNWLERTAKALGYFETNEELEKGSREKVEYQVNQLQKRLSSGCYSEEWLDLYLKKAKQIGLKEVGIVDHLYRFKETQHYFEKALILDPADPIGELQSYWLKNVMTERMDRFVEAILAAKKRWEKQGVLLKLGIEADYFIGQEQELEGLLAGKPWDYVIGSVHYVDGWGFDNPQTASRFAKSNLEELYTRFYVTVEHMIRSNMFDFVAHLDNLKVFNYKVNNETFNRKWYERIADALVETNTATEVNAGLFYRYPVKEMCPSADFLSIIVRNGVPITLSSDSHYPDDLGKYVRENKKFLQELGVSHIATFQQRERILKQI; this is encoded by the coding sequence ATGTTAATTGATTATCATGTACATCTAGAGGAAGGTCCGTATTCGTTTAACTGGCTTGAACGTACGGCAAAAGCACTCGGATATTTTGAAACAAATGAAGAATTAGAAAAAGGGTCAAGGGAAAAAGTCGAATATCAAGTAAATCAGCTGCAAAAAAGGCTTTCTTCTGGTTGTTACAGCGAAGAGTGGCTTGATTTATATTTGAAGAAAGCTAAGCAAATTGGCTTGAAAGAGGTCGGGATCGTCGATCATTTATACCGTTTTAAAGAAACTCAACATTATTTTGAAAAAGCGTTAATTCTTGATCCTGCAGATCCAATTGGTGAATTGCAATCATATTGGTTAAAGAATGTCATGACAGAAAGAATGGATCGATTTGTTGAAGCGATTTTAGCTGCAAAAAAACGTTGGGAAAAACAAGGTGTATTATTAAAGTTAGGAATTGAAGCTGATTATTTTATAGGACAAGAGCAAGAACTTGAAGGACTATTAGCAGGAAAACCATGGGACTATGTTATTGGTTCTGTTCATTATGTTGACGGCTGGGGATTTGATAATCCGCAAACAGCATCTCGGTTTGCAAAAAGTAATTTAGAAGAGCTTTATACTCGTTTTTATGTGACGGTTGAACATATGATTCGTTCAAATATGTTTGATTTTGTCGCGCATTTAGATAATTTAAAAGTGTTTAATTACAAAGTGAACAATGAAACATTTAATCGTAAATGGTATGAGCGCATAGCTGATGCATTAGTTGAAACAAATACGGCAACAGAAGTGAACGCAGGTTTATTTTATCGTTATCCTGTCAAAGAAATGTGTCCATCTGCTGATTTTTTATCGATAATCGTAAGGAATGGTGTGCCAATTACCCTATCATCTGATTCGCACTATCCCGATGATCTTGGCAAATATGTAAGAGAAAACAAGAAGTTTTTGCAGGAATTAGGTGTTTCACATATAGCAACTTTTCAACAAAGAGAAAGGATTTTAAAACAGATCTAA
- a CDS encoding CoA-disulfide reductase, with amino-acid sequence MKIIIIGGDAAGMSAAMQIVRNSSEHQITVLEMGEVYSYGQCGLPYVISNKIDSTDKLIARTQFEFKEKYGIDARILHEVRQVDTRNKQVNGINHANGEKFNLSYDRLLIATGVSPVIPEWDGAQLSGVFTLKTIPDAKQIMESLQGNVKNVTVIGGGYIGLEMAESFVELGKKVTIIERNEQLAKIFDAEMAELIHEEAKNHNIVLRMGESVEAFLGKKHIEYVKTDKGEIETDLVLIAIGVRPNTSFLDKTGIMTSVNGAIQVNAYMQTNIEDIYAAGDCATQYHRIKEKDDHIALGTHANKQGQIAGLNMINIPKTFKGVVGSSIIKFFRLSLGRTGLSEREAKLLNIPYQTVTIKTSDIAGYYPNAKKMTLKLVVHNETHKILGGQIIGEKGIDKRIDVLATALFHSMTTEQLLDLDLAYAPPYNGVWDPLQQAARRIK; translated from the coding sequence ATGAAGATTATTATTATTGGCGGAGATGCAGCGGGAATGAGTGCTGCCATGCAAATTGTAAGGAATAGCTCAGAACATCAGATAACTGTTCTTGAAATGGGAGAAGTATACTCATATGGTCAATGTGGACTCCCTTATGTGATTAGTAATAAAATTGATTCAACAGATAAATTAATTGCTCGGACACAATTTGAATTTAAAGAAAAATACGGAATTGATGCACGAATCTTACATGAAGTTCGTCAAGTTGACACAAGAAATAAACAAGTGAATGGAATCAACCATGCAAATGGTGAAAAGTTCAACTTATCTTATGACAGACTCCTTATCGCAACTGGAGTAAGTCCAGTAATACCTGAGTGGGACGGTGCGCAACTTTCAGGTGTTTTCACTTTAAAGACAATTCCAGATGCAAAGCAAATCATGGAATCCCTTCAAGGCAATGTAAAAAATGTTACAGTTATTGGCGGCGGTTATATTGGCCTTGAAATGGCTGAGAGTTTTGTGGAATTGGGTAAGAAGGTAACAATCATTGAACGAAATGAACAATTAGCAAAAATATTCGATGCAGAGATGGCAGAACTTATCCATGAAGAAGCAAAAAATCATAACATTGTTCTTAGAATGGGAGAATCTGTAGAAGCGTTTCTCGGTAAAAAACATATTGAATATGTTAAGACTGATAAAGGTGAGATTGAGACAGATCTTGTACTAATCGCAATTGGCGTGCGGCCTAATACATCCTTTTTAGATAAGACTGGAATTATGACAAGTGTTAATGGTGCAATCCAGGTAAATGCGTATATGCAAACTAATATTGAAGATATTTATGCAGCAGGTGATTGTGCCACGCAATATCATCGAATCAAAGAAAAGGATGACCATATTGCACTAGGAACACATGCAAATAAGCAAGGGCAAATCGCAGGACTAAACATGATCAATATTCCAAAAACCTTTAAGGGTGTAGTAGGATCTTCAATTATAAAATTTTTCCGTTTATCACTTGGAAGGACAGGGTTATCAGAAAGAGAAGCAAAATTATTAAACATTCCATATCAAACCGTAACGATTAAAACGTCAGATATTGCAGGCTATTATCCAAATGCTAAAAAAATGACCTTAAAATTAGTCGTACATAATGAAACACATAAAATTCTCGGCGGACAAATTATTGGAGAAAAGGGGATTGATAAAAGAATCGATGTACTTGCAACAGCTTTATTTCATTCTATGACAACCGAGCAATTGCTAGATTTAGATTTAGCTTACGCTCCTCCGTATAATGGTGTATGGGATCCGCTTCAGCAAGCTGCAAGAAGAATAAAATAA
- a CDS encoding ATP-binding protein produces MKFKTKLYASIGSLLLLISIIVVILMNMLEQSTVNMNVVVNELYERTEMASIIKYETLNIGREAREITTRHSDEAVQAEVNAWEESRKNIQIAIEELEKKDTQEKSQELIAKYKTLHDTYENLSHQVMTTIKIDSQADIPPSLWDEAELTRKRMLQIADLLHGLQEQEMKNELLRSRETYNWAVTIIYIYLAIALTIGIGLTIWIIKRITDNLNTVTSVMKSVTTSDFDSLPRIKISNKGEIGEIAGAFNKMAQALEDHSKLEKQLKEEAEEQSWLKTKIADIATMYPEVENVQMLAELLISKLVPMVGASCGIFYVKDVENGQYFLRRMSSYALIDEKKEHDRYYFGEGLVGQCAIERRTILLDNVPENYIKIGSGIGNGSPKNVIILPVQFEGDVLAVLEIASFDSFSPSQLKLLEEVNNNIGITLNSISNRMRAERLLQESQSLTEELQAQSEELQLQQEELRTTNEKLEEQYEASEHKKKEIEKVREALEEKAQQLEISSQYKSEFLANMSHELRTPLNSLLILAQILSENKEGNLTSKQEEYIRTIYSSGNDLLLLINDVLDLAKVESGKIDILPKEVEFHSMQEYIYNQFSPLARHKKVQFNVEIAHDLPETFYTDEQRLQQILKNLLSNAFKFTDSGRVSLIIRKVLKEGIGWKTGEGENQPKSMLAFSVIDTGIGIDEEKQETIFEAFKQADGTTSRQYGGTGLGLSISREYAQLLGGAIEVSSEKGNGSTFTLYLPYLPSSSHVTGKLAIEEVAASLEQHYPLRDSEKVIEEESMIQHGRSLLKNKKILIVDDDIRNVYALTIALEKFQMDIIVAENGREGIEVLKENPDTDLVLMDIMMPEIDGFEAMRRIRKIPQFTSLPIIALTAKAMKRSREECLNAGATDYISKPINLDQLFSLMQVWLYSKEG; encoded by the coding sequence ATGAAATTCAAAACAAAGCTCTATGCGAGTATAGGATCATTACTATTATTAATATCAATTATTGTCGTTATCTTAATGAATATGCTTGAGCAATCAACAGTGAATATGAATGTTGTTGTTAATGAGTTATATGAACGAACAGAAATGGCCTCAATCATTAAGTACGAGACCTTGAATATTGGTAGAGAGGCAAGGGAAATAACGACACGACATTCTGATGAAGCGGTCCAAGCTGAGGTAAATGCTTGGGAAGAATCTCGTAAAAATATCCAAATTGCGATTGAAGAACTTGAAAAAAAAGATACACAGGAAAAATCGCAAGAATTAATTGCGAAGTATAAAACATTACATGATACTTATGAAAATTTGTCCCATCAAGTGATGACAACAATAAAAATAGATAGTCAAGCTGATATTCCACCTTCCTTATGGGATGAAGCTGAACTTACTAGGAAGAGGATGCTCCAAATTGCAGACCTTCTTCATGGATTACAAGAACAAGAGATGAAAAATGAGCTGTTAAGATCTCGAGAAACTTACAATTGGGCCGTCACGATTATTTACATTTATCTAGCAATAGCCTTAACGATTGGAATTGGGTTGACGATATGGATCATTAAACGAATTACAGATAACCTTAATACTGTAACTTCTGTTATGAAGAGTGTAACAACAAGCGATTTTGATTCACTGCCTCGAATAAAGATTTCCAATAAAGGGGAGATAGGTGAAATCGCAGGTGCATTTAATAAAATGGCACAAGCTCTTGAAGATCATAGCAAGCTCGAGAAGCAATTAAAAGAAGAAGCTGAAGAACAAAGCTGGCTAAAAACAAAAATAGCTGATATTGCTACGATGTACCCTGAAGTGGAAAATGTACAAATGTTAGCAGAATTATTAATTTCTAAGCTTGTACCTATGGTAGGAGCGAGTTGTGGGATATTTTATGTAAAAGATGTAGAAAACGGGCAGTACTTTTTACGAAGAATGTCTTCCTATGCATTGATAGATGAAAAGAAAGAGCATGATCGTTATTACTTTGGAGAGGGACTTGTCGGTCAATGTGCCATTGAGAGACGTACCATCTTATTAGACAATGTACCTGAGAATTATATAAAAATTGGCTCTGGAATAGGTAATGGTTCACCGAAAAATGTGATCATCCTGCCAGTTCAATTTGAAGGTGATGTTCTTGCTGTATTAGAAATTGCCTCATTTGATTCCTTTAGCCCGTCACAACTAAAGCTGCTTGAAGAAGTCAATAATAATATTGGTATAACGCTAAATAGTATTTCAAACCGCATGAGAGCAGAAAGATTATTACAAGAGTCTCAGAGTTTAACAGAGGAACTGCAGGCACAATCAGAAGAATTGCAATTACAACAAGAGGAATTAAGAACAACGAATGAAAAACTTGAAGAACAATATGAAGCCTCTGAACATAAGAAAAAGGAAATTGAAAAGGTTAGAGAGGCACTTGAAGAGAAAGCACAACAATTAGAAATTAGCTCTCAATATAAATCAGAGTTTTTAGCTAATATGTCTCACGAACTTAGAACGCCGCTTAATAGTTTACTAATATTGGCGCAAATACTTTCTGAAAACAAGGAAGGAAATCTTACCTCTAAACAAGAGGAGTATATTAGGACGATCTATTCTTCTGGAAATGATTTACTTCTTCTGATTAATGATGTTTTAGATTTAGCTAAAGTAGAATCTGGTAAAATAGATATACTACCTAAAGAAGTAGAGTTTCATAGTATGCAAGAATATATATATAATCAATTTTCTCCGCTTGCCCGTCATAAAAAAGTCCAGTTTAATGTTGAAATAGCGCACGATCTACCAGAAACATTCTATACGGATGAACAGCGATTACAGCAAATCTTAAAAAACCTTTTGTCAAATGCGTTTAAATTCACTGATAGTGGTCGCGTATCATTAATTATTCGTAAGGTACTTAAAGAAGGAATTGGATGGAAGACTGGTGAAGGGGAAAATCAACCAAAATCGATGCTTGCTTTCTCAGTGATTGATACAGGAATCGGCATAGACGAAGAAAAACAAGAGACAATATTTGAAGCTTTTAAACAAGCAGATGGAACGACAAGTCGTCAATATGGCGGAACAGGATTAGGACTTTCAATTAGTCGAGAATATGCTCAGTTATTAGGTGGAGCTATTGAAGTATCGAGTGAAAAGGGGAATGGAAGTACCTTTACCTTATATTTGCCATACTTACCATCGAGCAGTCATGTAACTGGAAAATTAGCTATTGAAGAAGTAGCTGCCAGTCTTGAACAACATTATCCTTTGAGAGATTCTGAAAAAGTAATAGAAGAAGAGAGTATGATACAACATGGGAGATCATTGCTGAAAAACAAGAAAATTCTCATCGTTGATGATGATATACGTAATGTATATGCTTTAACGATTGCTCTTGAGAAATTTCAAATGGATATTATAGTAGCAGAAAATGGGCGTGAAGGGATTGAGGTATTAAAGGAAAATCCAGATACAGATTTGGTCTTAATGGATATTATGATGCCTGAGATTGATGGATTTGAAGCAATGCGAAGAATACGTAAAATACCACAGTTTACATCGCTACCAATTATCGCTCTTACAGCAAAAGCAATGAAAAGAAGTAGAGAAGAGTGTCTAAATGCTGGAGCTACAGACTATATAAGTAAGCCTATTAATTTAGATCAATTATTCTCACTCATGCAAGTTTGGTTGTATAGCAAGGAGGGCTAG
- a CDS encoding CheR family methyltransferase, with product MTQETAINTNDRIQLEEIEKIEIDLLLEAIFRYYGYDFRNYALPFIQRRIRHRVLKENLLSISALQEKVLRDPMVMSHLISDFSINVTEMFRDPSFFKSFRTKVVPIIKDYPDIRIWHVGCSSGEEVYSMAILLHEEGIYDKTRIFATDINTCILEKAKQGTFPLDGMQLYTKNYFEAGGKRAFSEYYKAVDDKVFFHPFLRKNVVFAQHNLVTDHSFNEFDIIICRNVLIYFNKHLQNEVHKLFYESLSLSGFLGLGKREGIKFTSYENCYGEIDASEKLYRKNK from the coding sequence ATAACACAAGAGACTGCAATAAATACGAATGATCGTATTCAGTTAGAAGAAATTGAAAAAATAGAAATAGATTTACTTTTGGAAGCCATTTTTCGATATTATGGGTATGATTTTAGAAACTATGCCTTGCCTTTTATTCAAAGAAGAATTCGTCATCGTGTCCTTAAAGAAAATTTATTAAGTATATCAGCTTTACAAGAAAAAGTATTACGTGACCCTATGGTCATGTCTCATTTAATTTCTGATTTTTCGATCAATGTTACCGAGATGTTTCGTGATCCTTCCTTTTTTAAATCATTTCGCACAAAGGTTGTTCCAATCATAAAGGATTACCCTGATATAAGGATTTGGCATGTCGGCTGTTCTTCTGGGGAGGAAGTTTATTCTATGGCTATTCTCTTACATGAAGAAGGAATTTATGATAAAACGAGAATCTTTGCAACAGATATAAACACATGTATTTTAGAGAAGGCCAAACAAGGTACCTTCCCACTAGATGGAATGCAACTGTATACGAAAAATTATTTTGAAGCAGGTGGAAAGAGGGCCTTTTCGGAATATTATAAGGCAGTTGACGATAAGGTTTTCTTCCATCCCTTCCTTCGGAAAAATGTTGTATTTGCTCAACATAATTTGGTGACAGATCATTCGTTTAACGAATTCGATATCATTATTTGCCGAAATGTCCTTATCTATTTTAATAAGCATCTACAAAATGAGGTCCATAAGTTGTTTTATGAAAGTCTAAGCCTATCAGGTTTCCTGGGGTTAGGTAAAAGAGAGGGGATTAAATTTACTAGTTATGAAAACTGTTACGGAGAAATCGATGCATCCGAAAAACTCTATCGAAAAAATAAATAG